One Paenibacillus sp. FSL H7-0737 DNA segment encodes these proteins:
- the prsW gene encoding glutamic-type intramembrane protease PrsW encodes MLVLSVISSAVAPGLALLTFFYLKDKYDQEPLHIVIKVFLLGLLIVFPVMIIQRGLMLGLNGGPYVESFLISAGVEECLKWFVLYHMIYNHTEFDEPYDGILYAVAISLGFATIENIMYAWYSNASIGSMFLRALLPVSGHAMFGVIMGYHLGRAKFSKGAKTKGILLISILLPWLWHGIYDFILSTTANYWIWFIVPLMAILWYGGMGKVDRANSRSPFRFLKREEEVNL; translated from the coding sequence GTGCTCGTGTTATCGGTTATTTCGTCGGCAGTAGCGCCGGGACTTGCTCTGCTGACCTTTTTTTATTTGAAAGATAAGTATGATCAAGAACCGCTTCATATCGTTATTAAGGTGTTCCTGCTAGGCCTTCTGATTGTATTCCCTGTTATGATCATTCAGAGAGGACTAATGCTGGGGCTGAATGGCGGTCCTTATGTGGAGTCTTTTCTCATATCCGCTGGCGTGGAAGAATGTCTAAAATGGTTTGTGCTTTACCATATGATTTACAATCACACCGAATTTGACGAGCCATATGATGGGATACTATACGCCGTAGCGATTTCGCTCGGCTTCGCAACAATAGAAAATATAATGTACGCTTGGTATAGCAATGCATCAATCGGTTCCATGTTCCTGAGAGCTCTGCTTCCGGTTTCTGGACACGCTATGTTTGGTGTAATCATGGGCTATCATTTAGGGAGAGCCAAGTTCTCAAAAGGAGCTAAAACAAAGGGGATTCTGTTAATCTCTATCTTGCTGCCATGGTTGTGGCATGGGATTTATGACTTTATTTTGAGTACGACAGCTAACTACTGGATATGGTTTATTGTTCCTCTGATGGCTATTCTATGGTACGGAGGGATGGGGAAAGTGGATAGGGCAAATAGCCGGTCCCCTTTCCGCTTTCTGAAACGAGAAGAAGAGGTTAACCTATAA
- a CDS encoding genetic competence negative regulator, with protein sequence MRIERLSQDKIRIFLTFDDLSERGIQKEDMWQEVPKVHDLFTEMMDQAYSELGFDATGPLAVEVFALPAQGMVVIVTRGKYDHHQYGASGEEELPEEIYEMEVTLEQSDSIVYAFRDFEVLVEAAHVLIGNITSQGKLYSYNNKWYLYFDPKEFEETALSGLVGVLAEFGDSSPVTEAVLDEYGKTVMPENAVQLLCTHFKRQD encoded by the coding sequence ATGAGAATAGAGCGATTAAGTCAAGATAAGATACGGATTTTCCTCACTTTTGACGACCTGAGCGAGCGGGGCATCCAGAAGGAAGACATGTGGCAGGAAGTTCCCAAGGTACATGACCTGTTTACGGAGATGATGGACCAAGCATATAGTGAACTAGGTTTTGATGCTACCGGTCCGCTTGCCGTAGAAGTTTTCGCATTGCCCGCCCAAGGCATGGTCGTTATAGTGACCCGAGGAAAATATGATCACCATCAGTACGGTGCGTCCGGGGAAGAAGAATTGCCAGAAGAGATTTACGAAATGGAAGTTACTCTTGAACAAAGCGACTCCATTGTATATGCATTCCGCGATTTCGAGGTTCTTGTTGAAGCGGCCCATGTGCTCATTGGTAATATTACTTCCCAGGGGAAACTGTATTCTTATAACAATAAATGGTATCTGTACTTCGATCCTAAGGAATTTGAAGAAACAGCGTTGTCAGGTCTTGTTGGCGTACTAGCTGAGTTTGGAGATTCCTCACCGGTTACTGAAGCTGTCCTCGATGAATACGGGAAGACAGTAATGCCGGAGAATGCAGTCCAGTTATTGTGCACTCATTTTAAGCGTCAGGATTAA